The following are encoded in a window of Candidatus Buchananbacteria bacterium CG10_big_fil_rev_8_21_14_0_10_42_9 genomic DNA:
- a CDS encoding DUF1059 domain-containing protein, producing MKKTTCQNLKGACDAEITGTTPEEMGENSKKHAMELVQAGDAAHKTAMEEMMKLSQEEQHKWYEEFKTNFDSLPDA from the coding sequence ATGAAAAAAACAACTTGCCAAAACCTTAAAGGGGCGTGCGACGCTGAAATTACAGGCACCACACCTGAAGAAATGGGTGAAAATTCAAAAAAGCATGCGATGGAATTAGTGCAAGCGGGCGACGCCGCACATAAAACAGCGATGGAAGAGATGATGAAGCTAAGCCAAGAAGAACAACACAAGTGGTACGAAGAGTTTAAAACCAATTTTGACTCACTCCCAGACGCATAA
- a CDS encoding rhodanese-like domain-containing protein has product MAVLGYLFFVRSADKLGENGALNPIKITHEIEQGEAVLLDVRTPEELIEEGKAINAFHFDVARLKSGELPDISKDKTIYTYCRSGARADDAKKILESNGFSSVINIGGLRDWLSAGGKIESYIVN; this is encoded by the coding sequence GTGGCCGTTTTGGGTTACCTGTTTTTTGTGCGTTCGGCTGATAAATTAGGTGAAAACGGCGCACTTAATCCGATTAAAATTACGCACGAAATTGAGCAAGGAGAGGCGGTGTTACTAGATGTGAGAACGCCTGAGGAATTAATTGAAGAGGGCAAAGCCATAAACGCATTTCACTTTGATGTGGCGCGCTTAAAGTCAGGTGAATTGCCCGATATTTCTAAAGACAAAACGATTTATACCTACTGCCGTTCGGGCGCAAGGGCAGACGACGCTAAAAAGATTTTAGAATCAAACGGGTTTTCAAGCGTAATTAATATTGGCGGATTAAGGGATTGGCTTTCAGCCGGCGGTAAAATAGAAAGTTACATAGTTAATTAA